The Salvelinus fontinalis isolate EN_2023a chromosome 32, ASM2944872v1, whole genome shotgun sequence nucleotide sequence ataaagaaaaacccttgaatgagtagggatGTCTAAACTTTTGATTAGTACTGTACTTTGAGACAGGCATTGTAAATGGAACTACATAAGTTAGTTTTATTGAACTATCCAAAATGGAAATTGTATCTAAATAGTTGAAATCGAAATTctcagattttttttcttcacgaAAATGTGTTTACATATAGACTCTCAAACCAATGATCAATGACTTCCAACCCATTGAGGAAAACTGGTTGAAAATATTTTGTTTCAATTGCAAAACTGGTAGAAATTATGTATTTTTAACCAGTTTTGCACCCTGGGAAGTGGGAATGTATCTAGTGTTGTCTCACTGAAATTGAGAATATGTCAATTACTGTAGTTTTGTtgtctcatttaacacagtacacTATACAGCATTACAGTATTCTGTAAAATGCACATAGCACAAAGTGAGTAGAAAGGATGTTATGAAATTATACAGAGAGAAGTCCCCATTCTAAAAACCCCTTTGTGTGTCACATGGGCATGCAACTCATGTGGATACAATGTTTATACTGTTTATGCAACATCCCCCTCAACCCACAGTTACCTAGCAACACCCCTGTTTGCCTTGTAACCAATAACATTGGTTGGCAGCAAAGTAGGCCCTGCCTAAGTATACTCAGAGAACAAGAGAGGGTAGTCCtgccaagagagagagaatgagaggaaatAACAGCTTTTGTTACTCAACTTGCACCAGACCATGACACACGATGAGAAAGGCCTTGTGGGAAAATAATTTCATGAAAATACAGCCCACTATGTGTCCTATAATTAAACCACCCTACAGTTATTTTGATGGCCTCtgttacatacagtgcattcggaaagtattcagaccccttgactttctccacattttgttacgttacagccttattctaaaatcaattatatttacataagtattcagacccttttcacagtactttgttgaagcacctttggcagtgattacagcctccagtcttcttgggtatgacgctacaagcttggcacacctgtatttggagaatttctccctttcttctctgcagatcctctcaagctttttatttatttattttaccgttattttaccaggtaagttgactgagaacacgttctcatttgcagcaacgacctggggaatagttacaggggagaggagggagatgaatgagccaattgtaaactggggattattaggtgaccatgatggtttgagggccagattgggaatctagccaggacaccggggttaacacccctactcttacgataagtgccatgggatctttaatgacctcagagagtcaggacacccgtttaacgtcccatccgaaagacggcaccctacacagggcagtgtccccaatcactgccctggggcattgggatattttttttagaccagaggaaagagtgcctcctactggccctccaacaccacttccagcagcatctggtctcccatccaggaccaacctttgtcaggttggatggacagctattttcaggtctctcccgagatgttcgatctggttcaagtccgggccactcaaggacattcagagacttgtccctaagccactcctgcgttgtcttggctgtgtgcttagggtcgttttcttggaaggtgaacctttgcctcagtcctaagcaggttttcatcaaggatctctctgtactttgctacgctttccctcgatcctgactagtctcccagtcctatCCGCTGAAAAAATTCCCACAGCATgtttctgccaccaccatgtttcactgtagggatggtgccaggtttcttccagacgtgacgcttggtattcaaggtttcaatcttggtttcatcacaccagagaatcttgttaaccatggtctgagagtcctttaggtgccttttggcaaacttcaagtgggctgtcatgtgccttttaatgaggagtggctaAGTACGATAAGATATGGACTCACTGctgcaagtcgctctggataagagtgtccgcTAAATgacaaatctaaatgtaatctgtacAAGACTGAAATCACAGGTAAATCTGTGAAATGACATGGTGTCTTTACTGGGCAGTCTCCGAAACATTAATCCTAGTTCTGGACCACAACAAAAACAAGCTCAACAGCGATTATCCATTGAAATGGCTTTTTATAAAGGAGAACGGTTCATAATAATGGAGCAAgttgaatggcatcaaacacctggaaaccatgtgtttgatacattTGTTCCCATTCCATTAATTTTGCTCCAGTCATTAAGAGGCCgtactccccaattaaggtgccaccaatctCCTGTGGCCTAATCTGTGTCCAAGAAACCTCCCCCAAGACTATTATGCATTTTTTTGTAGACAAAGAGAAACACACATCTACAATATTTTGTTACTCTAATTGAATTCCAATAGACTAGCTACAGTATAACACATGTACAACCTGCATCTATAACTACTTtaatgcatgcatgcacacacacaaaataatgaCAACTCCTTGGTCTTTGTGTTTAATGGACAGTGTGATCATTACAAAAGTGGAAAATTAGAACCCTTCTTTTCTCCACgccccttcctcctctcatccctcactTCCCCATCTTCTTCTTGTGCATCTGGTAGCACTGTTCACAGGCGATGGACAGGCCCACAACGAGAGAAACAAACTCCTCAAAGTTCACCTCTCCATCACCATTAGAGTCCAGATCCTTCATGATCTTGTCTACTGTGGCTGGGTCCTTCTGAGACTGAAAGAAAGACAGGGACGTTTTAATAATACTACATGGAAATACTGTAAGTTCACAAACAGTACTAGGGGACAACAGTTGACGTCGCTACTCTTTATTGGGCAGATACATGACAAgtagttagatttttttttttgcggACCACCTGACCAAGGAAAACTCTGGGCCTTATGACCTGGGCCcctgagtttttcctggtcaagtcacgtgatcaggaaaaactccagACCCTAATCATAAATGTGCATGATTTCTGTACCAAATTATTAGGGAGTGCTTCTACAGCAAAATAGTATATAGTAATAGAGATAATATACTGTACGTCCCAAACGGCATCCTATTGCCtaaatagtgcacaa carries:
- the LOC129831415 gene encoding protein S100-A1-like — its product is MPSELERAMESMITVFHKYAAKEGNGNTLSRRELRDLMENELSGFLKSQKDPATVDKIMKDLDSNGDGEVNFEEFVSLVVGLSIACEQCYQMHKKKMGK